One genomic region from candidate division KSB1 bacterium encodes:
- the proS gene encoding proline--tRNA ligase, with protein sequence MAKGITPRDEDYARWYTDVIAAAELADYAPVKGCMVIRPNGYAIWEKIQSTLDRMFKETGHVNAYFPLFIPESYLRREAEHVEGFAPECAVVTHGGGKKLEEPLVVRPTSETIIWAMYRNWIHSHRDLPLLINQWANVVRWEMRTRLFLRTTEFLWQEGHTAHATEEEAEKEALLILDLYRRFAEDYMAIPVFVGLKTDKEKFAGAVRTYCIEAMMQDRRALQAGTSHNLGQNFARAFDVTYQDEEGKQQYVWATSWGVSTRLIGALIMCHSDDNGLVLPPRLASLQAVVVPIWTGDEEREAVLSYVRQLTASWHGRVTFKVDDRDNYRPGWKFNEWEQRGVPIRVEVGPRDMANQQAVLVRRDTRQKKMVSAPALPEAIVEELELMQKDLFARALEFRDRHTHVVTDWATLCRMVEDPGGFFWVDWCGERSCEDRLQEETKATIRLIPFQHVEDRGPCLLCGQPSQHRVLVAKAY encoded by the coding sequence ATGGCTAAAGGAATAACCCCCCGAGACGAGGACTATGCTCGCTGGTACACCGACGTGATCGCCGCTGCGGAACTCGCAGACTATGCGCCGGTCAAAGGGTGCATGGTCATCCGCCCCAACGGCTATGCCATTTGGGAAAAGATTCAGAGCACCCTTGACCGGATGTTCAAAGAGACCGGCCACGTGAACGCGTACTTTCCCCTTTTCATCCCTGAGAGCTACCTACGGCGAGAGGCCGAGCACGTGGAGGGCTTTGCCCCGGAGTGTGCGGTGGTTACCCACGGTGGTGGCAAGAAGTTGGAGGAGCCACTAGTGGTACGGCCCACTTCGGAGACCATCATCTGGGCCATGTACCGCAATTGGATTCACTCGCACCGGGATCTACCTCTGCTCATCAACCAGTGGGCAAATGTGGTGCGCTGGGAGATGCGTACCCGCCTCTTTCTCCGCACCACGGAGTTCCTCTGGCAAGAAGGCCACACCGCACACGCCACTGAAGAGGAAGCGGAAAAGGAAGCCCTGCTCATCCTCGACCTCTACCGTCGCTTCGCTGAGGACTACATGGCCATCCCTGTGTTCGTGGGCCTCAAAACCGACAAGGAGAAGTTTGCCGGGGCGGTGCGCACCTATTGCATCGAGGCCATGATGCAGGACCGGCGCGCCTTGCAAGCCGGCACCTCGCACAACTTGGGGCAGAACTTTGCCCGGGCCTTTGACGTCACCTACCAAGACGAGGAGGGCAAGCAGCAGTACGTGTGGGCCACCAGCTGGGGCGTTTCCACGCGGCTCATTGGCGCCCTCATCATGTGCCACAGCGACGACAACGGCCTTGTGCTCCCGCCACGGCTCGCGAGCCTGCAGGCGGTGGTAGTTCCTATTTGGACCGGCGACGAGGAGCGCGAGGCGGTTTTAAGCTACGTGCGGCAACTCACCGCCTCCTGGCATGGCCGCGTCACGTTCAAAGTCGACGACCGCGACAACTATCGCCCAGGATGGAAATTCAACGAGTGGGAGCAGCGCGGCGTGCCCATCCGCGTTGAGGTGGGACCGCGGGACATGGCAAACCAGCAGGCTGTGCTGGTCCGGCGCGATACGCGGCAGAAGAAAATGGTTTCCGCCCCCGCATTGCCGGAGGCCATTGTCGAGGAACTGGAACTTATGCAGAAGGACCTCTTCGCGCGCGCCCTCGAGTTCCGCGATCGCCACACGCATGTGGTCACGGACTGGGCCACGCTCTGTCGCATGGTCGAGGATCCCGGCGGCTTCTTCTGGGTCGATTGGTGCGGCGAACGATCTTGTGAAGACCGCCTCCAGGAGGAAACCAAAGCAACCATCCGGCTCATCCCGTTCCAGCACGTGGAGGACCGAGGCCCCTGCCTGCTTTGCGGCCAGCCCTCGCAACACCGGGTGCTGGTAGCCAAGGCGTACTGA
- a CDS encoding sodium:alanine symporter family protein: MLVLLVGTGIFLTFRLRGLQFHGLLHSLYLALVKRKEENATEGDISHFQALMTALAATVGTGNIAGVATAIAAGGPGALFWMWITGLFGMATKYSEAVLAVKYREVDEFGTMSGGPMYYLSKGLGAKWLGTLFAVFASVSAFGIGNIVQSNSVAEAVRTSFPVVPSWLVGLVMAVATALVLLGGIKSIGRVASLLVPVMIVFYMLGATVVVVLNYRGVPTVFSLVMKGAFTGTAMLGGFMGASVREAIRWGVARGVFSNESGLGSAPIAAAAAQTRNPVTQALVSMTQTFIDTIVVCSFTGFVIISTGLWTSGLTGAELTTRAFNHGLPGNSGGIIVAVGLILFAYSTIIGWSYYGEKSLEYLLGPASVKPYRALFCVMVFVGAVVSKLELVWSFADVMNGLMAVPNLVGLLGLSSVVVSETQKYYWSERHRR; this comes from the coding sequence ATGCTGGTGCTCCTGGTTGGAACCGGCATCTTCCTCACGTTCCGTCTCCGCGGGTTGCAGTTCCATGGTTTACTTCATTCCCTCTACCTGGCGTTGGTCAAACGCAAAGAAGAAAACGCAACCGAGGGGGACATCTCTCACTTTCAGGCCCTGATGACCGCCTTGGCCGCCACGGTGGGCACCGGGAACATCGCCGGGGTCGCTACCGCTATTGCCGCTGGCGGTCCCGGCGCTCTCTTCTGGATGTGGATAACCGGCTTGTTTGGCATGGCCACCAAGTACTCGGAGGCGGTGCTCGCGGTCAAATATCGCGAGGTGGACGAGTTCGGCACCATGAGCGGCGGCCCCATGTACTACCTGAGCAAGGGCTTGGGCGCCAAGTGGCTGGGTACGCTCTTCGCCGTGTTCGCATCGGTCTCTGCATTTGGCATCGGCAACATCGTCCAATCCAATTCCGTGGCCGAAGCGGTGCGCACCTCTTTCCCGGTAGTCCCATCCTGGCTCGTGGGCTTGGTGATGGCGGTGGCCACCGCTCTGGTGCTGCTGGGCGGCATTAAGAGCATCGGACGGGTGGCAAGCCTCCTGGTGCCGGTGATGATTGTCTTCTACATGCTGGGAGCCACGGTCGTCGTAGTTCTCAACTACAGAGGAGTTCCCACCGTCTTTTCTTTAGTCATGAAAGGTGCTTTCACCGGCACAGCCATGTTAGGTGGATTCATGGGTGCCTCGGTGCGAGAGGCCATTCGCTGGGGAGTGGCGCGTGGCGTCTTCTCCAACGAGTCCGGGCTGGGGAGCGCACCCATTGCCGCAGCCGCCGCTCAGACCCGCAACCCAGTGACCCAGGCCTTGGTCTCTATGACTCAGACATTTATCGACACCATCGTAGTGTGCTCGTTCACGGGCTTTGTGATCATCTCTACTGGCCTGTGGACCAGCGGACTCACCGGCGCGGAACTGACCACCCGCGCGTTCAACCATGGCCTTCCCGGCAACAGCGGCGGCATAATCGTGGCCGTTGGGCTCATCCTCTTCGCCTACTCCACCATCATCGGCTGGAGCTACTACGGCGAAAAGTCCTTGGAATACCTGTTGGGCCCGGCCTCGGTGAAACCCTATCGCGCCCTGTTCTGCGTCATGGTATTTGTTGGCGCGGTGGTTAGCAAGCTGGAATTGGTGTGGTCGTTCGCTGACGTTATGAACGGGCTGATGGCCGTGCCAAACTTGGTGGGTCTGTTGGGACTTTCAAGCGTTGTCGTCAGCGAAACGCAAAAGTACTACTGGAGCGAGCGGCATAGGAGATAG
- a CDS encoding uroporphyrinogen decarboxylase family protein, whose product MTSRERLLTALARGKPDRLPATLHDWMKYYLDHYLGGIDALEAFRRFGLDASIYVSPFLDMESPQWRVTEEVVEERPGYRRWLRTITTPEGSFVAVHEADEYTSWIADYPLKHPEQIRWIEKYMPVPRLDKGLVAAWRERVRDDGIVRGVLPYQQPGCWQDACQWYGTQQMIMATFDDPAWVHEFLRILRDKKLAFVEQYKGSAYDLIEGGGGDASTTVISPTIFEHFVAPYDREVHRALHAVGMRVVYHTCGGMMPILEKIVGLDVDAIETLTPREIGGDVDLAAAKRRVGQYVCMIGGMNQTHGFTYGTPEKVREMVLKNFAAAGPGGGYILSTCDHFFHAPVENLQAYADAARECVY is encoded by the coding sequence ATGACCTCACGCGAACGACTATTGACCGCCCTTGCGCGTGGCAAGCCTGACCGCCTGCCTGCCACGCTGCACGATTGGATGAAGTACTACCTTGACCACTACCTCGGCGGCATTGACGCCTTGGAGGCTTTCCGCCGCTTTGGGCTTGATGCCTCCATCTATGTGTCGCCCTTCTTGGACATGGAGAGTCCGCAGTGGCGCGTCACCGAAGAGGTGGTGGAGGAGCGGCCTGGCTACCGGCGCTGGCTCCGCACCATCACCACGCCTGAGGGCAGCTTTGTGGCGGTGCACGAGGCGGACGAGTATACGTCCTGGATCGCCGATTACCCGCTCAAACACCCAGAGCAGATTCGCTGGATTGAGAAGTACATGCCGGTGCCGCGCCTGGACAAGGGGCTGGTGGCAGCCTGGCGGGAGAGGGTGCGGGATGACGGCATCGTGCGGGGCGTGTTGCCGTACCAGCAGCCCGGTTGTTGGCAGGATGCCTGTCAGTGGTACGGGACGCAGCAGATGATCATGGCCACCTTCGACGACCCGGCCTGGGTGCACGAGTTTCTGCGCATCCTCCGCGACAAGAAACTGGCCTTTGTGGAACAGTACAAGGGCAGCGCCTACGACCTCATCGAGGGCGGCGGCGGCGATGCCTCCACGACCGTGATCTCGCCCACCATCTTTGAGCACTTCGTGGCCCCGTATGACCGCGAGGTGCACCGCGCCTTGCACGCGGTGGGGATGCGGGTGGTCTATCACACCTGCGGCGGCATGATGCCCATTTTGGAGAAGATTGTGGGCTTGGACGTTGACGCCATAGAGACGTTGACGCCGCGCGAAATCGGCGGTGACGTGGACCTGGCGGCGGCAAAGCGGCGCGTGGGCCAGTACGTGTGCATGATCGGGGGGATGAATCAGACGCACGGTTTCACCTATGGCACGCCGGAGAAGGTGAGGGAGATGGTGCTCAAGAACTTTGCCGCAGCCGGTCCTGGCGGGGGCTATATTCTCAGCACGTGTGACCACTTTTTCCATGCGCCGGTGGAGAACCTGCAGGCCTACGCCGATGCGGCGCGGGAGTGCGTGTACTGA
- a CDS encoding bifunctional nuclease family protein has protein sequence MLVSVRVDRVTLDTATSRFVVVLRDDAHNRWLPIVVGSTEAQAIALQLEKVEPPRPLTHDLMKNLLESLDAKVSRVVVTELRENTYYATIGLQLDGKKREIDARPSDAIALALRMNAPIFVAEEVMAKAAVFDRQEARERDVSLEERLQELTAELEGAVAEERYEDAARLRDEIRRLKEKQAASK, from the coding sequence ATGTTAGTCTCGGTACGAGTTGATCGGGTCACGTTGGACACCGCGACGAGTCGCTTTGTCGTCGTGCTTCGCGACGACGCGCACAATCGCTGGTTGCCAATCGTGGTTGGCTCCACCGAGGCACAGGCCATCGCTCTGCAACTGGAGAAGGTAGAGCCTCCCCGTCCGCTGACCCACGATCTCATGAAGAACCTCCTGGAATCCCTCGACGCGAAGGTGTCGAGAGTTGTGGTCACCGAGCTGCGCGAGAACACGTACTACGCCACCATCGGGCTGCAACTTGACGGCAAGAAACGGGAGATCGACGCGCGTCCCAGCGACGCCATTGCGCTGGCCCTGCGGATGAACGCGCCGATCTTTGTGGCGGAGGAGGTGATGGCCAAGGCGGCCGTGTTTGACCGGCAGGAGGCCAGGGAGCGTGACGTATCGCTCGAGGAGCGCTTGCAGGAACTCACGGCCGAGCTGGAAGGGGCCGTGGCAGAAGAGCGGTACGAAGACGCAGCGCGGCTGCGCGACGAAATACGCAGGCTGAAAGAGAAGCAGGCCGCCTCTAAGTAG
- a CDS encoding SpoIID/LytB domain-containing protein translates to MEIRVGIVQNQASVDFATADAFRIVDASGRVLLDKGKPRSVWRATVENGRPASPVFLLVVQTTKDRVAAERLLAELRAKGLDVVLDVLGKKVEVAGKLLRDYRSYRVRLNRVFSSRQEAEKGQSAVRGTWTTIVQEPGQPEGVLVLTEPATGLTLRSKLPVRVEGSRVAIKGVVVGKGYVYERQENRLFRGAMVFMVDRWGKVTAVNVVSLDDYLRSVVPSEMSGEFPLEALKAQAVAARTMVLYTMGSRHPDDPFEVCADVHCQVYGGITAEKDRSTEAVRATAGEVLTYKGQLCEAVYSSLCGGHTESNEHVWQGPAQPYLRGVVETEEGAAYAGRYDLSREEVVRRWIAARPPVFCNVGEESVPTGFGYAKDSFRWDLRVSADELRRTVTSATGQDPGQVLELVPLERGVSGRLVRLQVRGTLRTVTVARELTIRKALADPPLRSSCVVFDREEGPGGQAVFRIRGAGSGHGVGMCQTGAAMMALRHGKDYRQILNHYFAGADITRLY, encoded by the coding sequence ATGGAAATCCGCGTGGGGATTGTGCAGAACCAAGCGTCCGTGGACTTTGCCACTGCCGACGCATTCCGCATAGTTGATGCCAGCGGCCGCGTGCTCCTGGACAAAGGCAAACCGCGGTCGGTATGGCGGGCGACTGTCGAGAACGGCCGTCCGGCGTCCCCTGTCTTTCTTCTTGTCGTGCAAACCACCAAGGATCGCGTTGCGGCCGAGCGCCTGCTCGCCGAACTCCGCGCCAAAGGACTGGATGTCGTTCTGGACGTCTTGGGAAAGAAGGTGGAAGTCGCCGGCAAGCTGCTCCGCGATTACCGGAGCTATCGCGTGCGGCTCAATCGCGTGTTTTCGAGCCGCCAGGAAGCGGAAAAGGGACAGAGCGCGGTGAGGGGCACTTGGACGACCATCGTCCAGGAGCCGGGCCAGCCAGAAGGGGTGCTTGTGCTGACTGAGCCTGCGACAGGCCTCACCCTGCGTTCCAAGCTGCCCGTCCGCGTGGAGGGTTCACGCGTGGCCATCAAGGGGGTAGTGGTCGGCAAGGGGTATGTGTACGAGCGGCAGGAGAACCGCCTCTTCCGTGGTGCTATGGTCTTCATGGTGGACCGGTGGGGGAAGGTGACGGCGGTGAATGTCGTGAGTTTGGATGACTACTTACGCAGCGTGGTCCCCTCGGAAATGAGCGGGGAGTTCCCCCTGGAGGCGTTGAAAGCGCAGGCGGTGGCCGCACGCACTATGGTGCTCTACACCATGGGGAGTCGCCACCCCGATGACCCCTTCGAGGTCTGTGCGGATGTGCACTGCCAGGTTTACGGCGGCATAACCGCAGAGAAAGACAGAAGCACCGAGGCTGTGCGCGCCACGGCCGGCGAAGTGCTCACTTACAAGGGGCAGCTGTGCGAGGCGGTCTATTCCAGCCTTTGCGGAGGCCACACTGAAAGCAATGAGCACGTATGGCAAGGTCCAGCCCAGCCCTACCTTCGCGGCGTGGTGGAAACCGAGGAAGGCGCAGCCTATGCCGGGCGTTATGACCTCTCGCGCGAGGAGGTGGTGCGAAGGTGGATCGCCGCTCGCCCTCCGGTATTCTGCAACGTGGGCGAGGAGTCTGTCCCCACCGGCTTTGGTTACGCCAAAGACTCCTTTCGCTGGGACCTCCGCGTGAGCGCGGATGAGCTGCGACGCACGGTGACCTCAGCCACCGGTCAGGACCCTGGCCAGGTGCTCGAGCTTGTCCCTTTGGAACGTGGGGTATCCGGGAGGCTCGTGCGCCTGCAGGTCCGCGGTACCCTCCGCACAGTGACTGTAGCCCGTGAGCTCACCATCCGGAAGGCTCTCGCTGATCCGCCGCTGCGCAGCTCGTGCGTGGTCTTTGACAGGGAGGAGGGCCCTGGGGGCCAGGCCGTGTTCCGCATACGCGGCGCGGGGTCTGGTCACGGCGTGGGGATGTGCCAAACCGGCGCCGCAATGATGGCGCTGCGCCACGGAAAAGACTACCGGCAGATTCTCAACCATTACTTTGCGGGTGCTGACATCACCCGCCTCTACTGA
- the era gene encoding GTPase Era codes for MVSAPDSQPPIRVGYVALVGKPNVGKSTLVNALLRFKLSIVTPKPQTTRHRILGILSEPGCQIILLDTPGLIQPRYALQAAMVRAAERAMAEADVIVCLLDVSTPLREEDLEMIKQVRAGNKSVLIALNKIDLVAKATLLPLIAQLAEQFPDVEIVPISALTHDGLEDLKSAIVQRLPEGVPLYPEDQLTEHPERFFVAELIREKIFERYGEEIPYATTVQIEEFKERAEGKDFISARIIVERPSQKAILIGKGGQALKELGKAARLAIEQFLGRQVFLKLWVAAREKWRSDETLLREYGYR; via the coding sequence ATGGTCTCTGCACCTGACTCGCAGCCCCCGATCCGCGTGGGCTATGTGGCGCTGGTGGGCAAACCCAACGTGGGTAAATCCACGCTGGTCAACGCCCTTTTGCGCTTCAAGCTCTCTATCGTGACCCCAAAACCGCAGACCACCCGCCACCGCATCCTGGGCATCCTCTCCGAGCCGGGATGCCAGATTATCCTCCTGGACACACCCGGTCTGATTCAGCCCCGCTATGCACTGCAGGCGGCGATGGTGCGCGCCGCCGAACGTGCCATGGCGGAGGCGGACGTCATCGTCTGCCTGCTGGACGTGTCGACCCCTCTCCGGGAAGAGGACCTGGAGATGATAAAGCAAGTCCGCGCGGGCAACAAGTCTGTGCTCATCGCATTGAATAAGATCGACTTGGTCGCCAAGGCGACCTTGCTCCCCCTCATTGCTCAGCTGGCCGAGCAGTTCCCCGATGTGGAGATCGTCCCCATCTCTGCGCTCACGCATGACGGCCTGGAGGACCTCAAGTCGGCCATTGTGCAGCGCCTGCCAGAGGGTGTGCCCTTATACCCGGAAGACCAACTTACCGAGCATCCAGAGCGGTTTTTCGTGGCGGAGCTCATTCGGGAAAAGATCTTTGAACGATACGGCGAGGAAATCCCCTACGCCACTACTGTTCAGATCGAAGAGTTCAAGGAGCGAGCAGAAGGGAAGGACTTTATCAGCGCGCGCATCATAGTGGAGCGCCCATCGCAAAAGGCAATTCTCATTGGCAAAGGCGGCCAGGCCCTGAAGGAGCTTGGCAAGGCTGCTCGCCTCGCAATAGAGCAGTTTCTGGGTAGACAAGTCTTTCTCAAGCTTTGGGTGGCGGCACGCGAGAAGTGGCGTTCGGACGAGACACTGCTCCGCGAGTATGGCTACAGATGA
- a CDS encoding T9SS type A sorting domain-containing protein: protein MKGLLSFVLMLLAAVTLPGSAAAQGPLTAIVYGQVLNPDLSKPDSADIQYTARLTNDPLDTLVGLTQKEGMWSLALALFAGGSAQWKAGDTLFMRFENVRNGPFKGAVTYLRYVTTNEDLQYAGQSALPVELIEFIASVEQAEAGPRVRLTWKTASESNNFGFEVQRSRDRVSFQTIVFIPGAGTTLRHQNYEFVDSDLAAGVYYYRLKQIDTDGAIQFTEPQCVEVAAPRSYALRQNYPNPFNPSTEIVYQLKEQGKVKLVVYNVLGEVVATLVDQVQEAGVHRVTFDASNLPTGLFFYRLRVNDFDQVRKMAVLK from the coding sequence ATGAAAGGCCTGCTGAGCTTCGTGCTGATGCTTCTGGCGGCAGTGACACTTCCTGGCTCTGCCGCGGCGCAGGGGCCCCTCACTGCTATTGTCTACGGACAAGTGTTGAATCCGGACCTGAGCAAACCCGACTCTGCGGACATCCAGTACACGGCCCGCCTGACGAACGACCCACTGGACACGTTAGTGGGGCTCACGCAGAAGGAAGGGATGTGGAGCCTTGCCTTGGCCCTATTTGCCGGTGGTTCAGCCCAATGGAAGGCCGGAGATACACTGTTCATGCGTTTCGAAAACGTGCGCAACGGCCCCTTCAAAGGTGCGGTGACCTATCTCCGCTACGTGACGACAAACGAAGACCTCCAATACGCCGGGCAGTCAGCGCTGCCGGTAGAGCTCATCGAATTCATAGCTAGCGTGGAGCAGGCCGAGGCTGGCCCGCGCGTGCGCTTGACCTGGAAGACCGCGTCCGAGAGCAACAACTTTGGCTTTGAAGTACAGCGGTCCAGGGACAGGGTTTCTTTCCAGACGATAGTATTTATCCCAGGGGCAGGCACCACGCTTAGGCACCAGAATTATGAGTTCGTAGACTCCGATCTTGCCGCTGGAGTATACTACTATCGCTTGAAGCAAATCGACACCGACGGTGCCATCCAGTTCACCGAACCGCAGTGTGTGGAGGTGGCCGCACCACGTAGCTACGCCTTGCGCCAGAATTATCCCAACCCGTTCAACCCATCCACGGAGATAGTGTACCAGCTCAAGGAACAGGGAAAGGTGAAGCTCGTGGTGTACAACGTGTTGGGCGAGGTCGTAGCTACCCTGGTCGATCAGGTGCAGGAGGCCGGCGTCCATCGCGTGACGTTCGACGCGTCCAACTTGCCCACTGGGCTTTTCTTCTACCGCCTGCGGGTGAACGACTTTGACCAGGTGCGGAAGATGGCAGTGCTGAAATAG